A single window of Nicotiana sylvestris chromosome 5, ASM39365v2, whole genome shotgun sequence DNA harbors:
- the LOC104210767 gene encoding protein ASYMMETRIC LEAVES 2 has translation MSSSSSSLSSNSPCAACKFLRRKCQPECVFAPYFPPDQPQKFANVHKVFGASNVTKLLNELQPHQREDAVNSLAYEADMRLRDPVYGCVGVISLLQHQLRQLQMDLSCAKSELSKYQNLGGIAGTTTHGLLAAAAAAAATTAHHHQQFNFMAGGGRDHHHHLYHHHQFFPRDQSQQQQQHQHMIRAFEGHGSNNFDASSLLIGQLSQFQQPRAAGGDGRRTPVDPS, from the exons atgtcttcctcttcttcttcattatCGTCAAATTCGCCATGTGCAGCGTGTAAATTCCTACGTCGAAAATGCCAACCAGAGTGCGTTTTTGCGCCATACTTTCCCCCTGATCAACCTCAGAAATTTGCGAATGTGCACAAAGTGTTTGGGGCAAGTAACGTGACCAAATTGTTGAATGAATTACAGCCTCACCAACGTGAAGATGCTGTAAATTCATTAGCTTATGAAGCTGATATGAGACTAAGGGATCCTGTTTATGGCTGTGTTGGTGTTATTTCACTTCTTCAACATCAACTTCGACAACTTCAAATGGATCTTAGCTGTGCTAAATCTGAGCTTTCCAAGTACCAAAACTTAGGAG GTATTGCAGGTACTACTACTCATGGACTCTTGGCAGCTGCGGCTGCTGCTGCTGCCACTACTGCCCACCACCACCAGCAATTCAACTTCATGGCTGGAGGCGGACGGGATCATCACCACCACCTCTACCACCACCATCAGTTCTTCCCTAGAGATCAGtcgcagcaacaacaacaacatcagcaCATGATTCGCGCATTTGAAGGTCATGGGAGTAACAACTTTGATGCAAGTAGCCTTCTGATAGGTCAACTAAGCCAGTTCCAGCAGCCACGTGCCGCCGGCGGAGATGGCCGACGGACGCCGGTGGATCCTTCTTAG